Proteins from one Triticum aestivum cultivar Chinese Spring chromosome 7A, IWGSC CS RefSeq v2.1, whole genome shotgun sequence genomic window:
- the LOC123154559 gene encoding BTB/POZ and MATH domain-containing protein 1-like → MGNAQVGPTRNLADAARSVRTFKIDGFSSTSTAPATVASGHDECIVVCSRWSVGWHEWEIRCYPASSVCSMWMSLKLVLLAHPAATGDVVTARLDCWLVDPAGLAEQSEPRTVSAAFARHCGGESAPLVLAHRRDLEISGYLRGDGTLTVKCAITVLREQRPGVDVPASLPVPAPRGAPAERDGIRHHVRCLRRNVCRAAHKVVLAARSPLFMAEFFGDASDKKCARRLEVHGMEAAEFKAMLHFIYTDTTTELDRHDGEESVALTCGLLAAADRTAATILNLAELNNCPRLKASTFCQYDACMAQTYSPLQAPITKVPI, encoded by the exons ATGGGTAACGCCCAAGTCGGACCGACCAGGAACCTCGCCGATGCCGCGCGCTCCGTGCGGACGTTCAAGATCGACGGCTTCAGCTCGACTTCCACGGCCCCGGCCACGGTAGCCAGCGGTCACGACGAGTGCATCGTGGTATGCTCCAGGTGGAGCGTCGGCTGGCACGAGTGGGAGATCCGCTGCTACCCTGCGTCCTCGGTGTGCAGCATGTGGATGTCGCTCAAGCTCGTGCTCCTCGCCCATCCCGCCGCCACCGGAGACGTCGTCACTGCGCGCCTAGACTGCTGGCTCGTCGATCCCGCGGGTTTGGCCGAGCAGTCGGAGCCCAGGACGGTGTCCGCAGCCTTCGCGCGCCACTGCGGCGGCGAGTCGGCGCCGCTCGTGCTGGCGCACAGGCGCGACCTCGAGATCTCCGGCTACCTCCGGGGCGACGGCACCCTCACCGTGAAATGCGCCATCACGGTGCTCCGGGAACAGCGCCCAGGCGTGGACGTGCCCGCGTCGCTTCCTGTGCCGGCACCTAGGGGAGCTCCTGCGGAGCGGGACGGGATCCGACATCACGTTCGTTGTCTCCGGCGAAACGTTTGCCGCGCAGCGCACAAGGTCGTCCTGGCCGCGAGGTCACCGCTCTTCATGGCCGAGTTCTTCGGGGACGCGAGCGACAAGAAGTGCGCGCGGCGCCTGGAGGTCCACGGCATGGAGGCGGCGGAGTTCAAGGCCATGCTGCACTTCATCTACACCGACACGACAACGGAGCTCGACCGACACGACGGTGAGGAGTCGGTGGCGTTGACCTGTGGCCTCCTCGCGGCCGCGGACAGGACGGCGGCCACGATTCTGAATCTGGCGGAGCTGAACAACTGCCCACGGCTCAAGGCGAG CACTTTTTGTCAGTATGATGCATGTATGGCTCAGACATACTCTCCTCTTCAGGCCCCCATAACAAAGGTACCCATTTAA